In the genome of Streptomyces sp. NBC_00190, one region contains:
- a CDS encoding pyridoxal phosphate-dependent decarboxylase family protein: MRSHLLNETTADLYRRSVTEGVERVAAKLASTQRPHTGISVDELAPVIDGIDLDKPLEDPAAALDELEDVYLRDAVYFHHPRYLGHLNCPVVIPAVLGEAVLSAVNSSLDTWDQSIGGTLIERRLIDWTARRIGLGPGADGIFTSGGSQSNFHALLLARDEACRIVMKKALDEGRELTKAELLPKLRIFTSEASHFSVKKSAAMLGLGYEAVIAVPVDRSRRMDTAVLALELEECAAEGLFPMAVVATAGTTDFGSIDPLPEIARLAAEHCAWMHVDAAYGCGLLVSPTRRHLLDGIERADSVTVDYHKSFFQPVSSSAVLVRDSDTLRHATYHADYLNPRRMAEEHIPNQVDKSIQTTRRFDALKLWMTLRVMGADGVGSLFDEVVDLAAAGWDLIDADPRFEVVVRPQISTLVFRYVPAGEVRGDLVDEANLHARKALFASGEAVVAGTKVDGDQYLKFTLLNPQTTTADITAVLDLLAAHAEQFLGESLAVHH, translated from the coding sequence ATGCGCTCGCATCTGCTGAACGAGACGACCGCGGACCTCTACCGGCGTTCCGTCACCGAGGGAGTCGAACGCGTCGCGGCCAAACTCGCGAGCACGCAGCGGCCCCACACCGGCATCTCCGTCGACGAACTCGCCCCGGTCATCGACGGGATCGACCTCGACAAGCCGCTCGAAGACCCGGCCGCCGCCCTCGACGAGCTGGAGGACGTCTACCTGCGCGACGCGGTCTACTTCCACCACCCGCGCTACCTGGGCCACCTCAACTGCCCGGTCGTCATCCCCGCGGTGCTCGGCGAGGCGGTCCTGTCGGCCGTCAACTCCTCCCTCGACACCTGGGACCAGTCCATCGGCGGCACGCTCATCGAGCGCCGTCTCATCGACTGGACCGCCCGGCGCATCGGCCTCGGCCCCGGCGCCGACGGCATCTTCACCTCCGGCGGCAGCCAGTCCAACTTCCACGCGCTGCTCCTCGCCCGTGACGAGGCCTGCCGCATCGTCATGAAGAAGGCGCTGGACGAGGGCCGCGAGCTCACCAAGGCCGAACTCCTCCCGAAACTGCGCATCTTCACCTCCGAGGCCAGCCACTTCAGCGTGAAGAAGTCGGCCGCCATGCTCGGACTCGGCTACGAGGCCGTCATCGCCGTCCCCGTCGACCGCAGCCGCCGCATGGACACCGCGGTGCTCGCCCTGGAGCTGGAGGAGTGCGCCGCCGAAGGCCTCTTCCCGATGGCCGTCGTCGCCACCGCAGGCACCACCGACTTCGGGTCCATCGACCCGCTCCCCGAGATCGCCCGCCTGGCCGCTGAGCACTGCGCGTGGATGCACGTGGACGCCGCGTACGGCTGCGGACTGCTGGTCTCCCCCACCCGCCGGCACCTCCTCGACGGCATCGAGCGCGCCGACTCGGTCACGGTCGACTACCACAAGTCCTTCTTCCAGCCCGTCAGTTCCAGCGCCGTGCTGGTCCGCGACAGCGACACCCTGAGGCACGCCACGTACCACGCGGACTACCTCAACCCGCGCCGGATGGCCGAGGAGCACATCCCCAACCAGGTGGACAAGTCCATCCAGACCACGCGCCGCTTCGACGCGCTCAAGCTCTGGATGACCCTGCGCGTCATGGGCGCCGACGGCGTGGGCTCGCTCTTCGACGAGGTCGTCGACCTGGCCGCCGCCGGCTGGGACCTCATCGACGCCGACCCGCGCTTCGAGGTCGTCGTAAGGCCCCAGATCTCCACCCTCGTCTTCCGCTACGTCCCGGCGGGCGAGGTCCGGGGGGACCTGGTCGACGAGGCCAACCTGCATGCCCGCAAGGCCCTGTTCGCCTCCGGCGAGGCCGTCGTCGCGGGCACCAAGGTGGACGGGGACCAGTACCTGAAGTTCACCCTCCTCAACCCTCAGACCACGACGGCCGACATCACGGCCGTCCTCGACCTTCTCGCCGCACACGCCGAGCAGTTCCTGGGAGAATCCCTTGCCGTCCACCACTGA
- a CDS encoding lysine N(6)-hydroxylase/L-ornithine N(5)-oxygenase family protein, whose translation MPSTTEPHDFIGIGLGPFNLGLACLTAPIDELDGLFIESKPHFEWHAGMFLDGAHLQTPFMSDLVTLADPTSPFSFLNYLKDQDRLYSFYIRENFYPLRAEYNDYCRWAADRLDNVLYSTSVTEVTYDERAGLYEVRTDRGETHLARRLVLGTGTTPFVPEACARLGGDFLHNSAYMRHKAELQKKKSITLVGSGQSAAEIYYDLLAEIDVYGYQLNWVTRSPRFFPLEYTKLTLEMTSPEYVDYFHALPEDTRYRLETQQKNLFKGIDGDLINAIFDLLYQKKISMPGAVPTTLLTNTSLNSTAYDTTTGTYTLGLRQEEQERDFTLATEGLVLATGYKYTVPEFLAPLRDRLNFDGRGRLDAARNYSVDTTGREVYLQNGATHNHSLTSPDLGMAAYRNAYIIGELLGREHYKVEKSIAFQQFAAPEGTHA comes from the coding sequence TTGCCGTCCACCACTGAGCCCCACGACTTCATCGGCATCGGCTTGGGACCCTTCAATCTGGGACTCGCCTGCCTGACGGCGCCGATCGACGAACTCGACGGCCTGTTCATCGAGTCGAAGCCGCACTTCGAGTGGCACGCCGGAATGTTCCTGGACGGCGCCCACCTGCAGACGCCGTTCATGTCGGACCTGGTCACCCTCGCCGACCCGACGTCGCCCTTCTCCTTCCTGAACTACCTGAAGGACCAGGACCGGCTGTACTCCTTCTACATCCGGGAGAACTTCTACCCGCTGCGGGCCGAGTACAACGACTACTGCCGCTGGGCCGCCGACCGGCTCGACAACGTCCTGTACTCCACCTCCGTCACCGAGGTCACCTACGACGAGCGGGCCGGCCTGTACGAGGTCCGCACGGACCGGGGCGAGACCCACCTGGCCCGCCGCCTGGTCCTCGGTACCGGCACCACGCCCTTCGTCCCGGAGGCCTGCGCCCGCCTCGGCGGGGACTTCCTGCACAACTCCGCCTACATGCGACACAAAGCGGAGCTGCAGAAGAAGAAGTCGATCACCCTGGTCGGCTCCGGCCAGAGCGCGGCCGAGATCTACTACGACCTGCTGGCCGAGATCGACGTGTACGGCTACCAGCTCAACTGGGTCACGCGCTCACCGCGGTTCTTCCCGCTGGAGTACACGAAGCTGACGCTGGAGATGACCTCCCCCGAGTACGTGGACTACTTCCACGCCCTCCCCGAGGACACCCGCTACCGGCTGGAGACCCAGCAGAAGAACCTCTTCAAGGGCATCGACGGCGACCTGATCAACGCCATTTTCGACCTGCTCTACCAGAAGAAGATCAGCATGCCGGGCGCCGTCCCGACCACCCTGCTGACCAACACCTCGCTGAACAGCACGGCCTACGACACCACCACGGGCACGTACACCCTGGGCCTGCGCCAGGAGGAGCAGGAGCGGGACTTCACCCTCGCGACCGAGGGCCTGGTCCTGGCCACCGGCTACAAGTACACCGTCCCGGAGTTCCTCGCCCCCCTGCGCGACCGGCTGAACTTCGACGGCCGCGGCCGCCTCGACGCCGCCCGCAACTACAGCGTCGACACCACCGGGCGCGAGGTCTACCTGCAGAACGGCGCGACCCACAACCACTCCCTCACCTCGCCCGACCTGGGCATGGCCGCGTACCGCAACGCGTACATCATCGGTGAGCTCCTCGGCCGCGAGCACTACAAGGTCGAGAAGTCCATCGCGTTCCAGCAGTTCGCAGCCCCGGAAGGCACGCACGCATGA
- a CDS encoding GNAT family N-acetyltransferase encodes MSTTSEILYARTDAALGTFSLRPLDPFSDAELLHGWVTHPKASFWMMQDASLPDVEREYMKIAAAEHHQAFIGLHEGRPAFLMETYDPAELELVGLYDAQPGDVGMHFLVAPSDTPVHGFTRAVITTVMAAVFADPAAARVVVEPDVRNTAVHALNEAVGFLPDGPVQKPEKEALLSFCTRARFEAATGISTTKELSI; translated from the coding sequence ATGAGCACCACCTCCGAGATCCTGTACGCCCGCACCGACGCGGCGCTCGGGACCTTCTCCCTCCGCCCGCTGGACCCCTTCTCGGACGCGGAACTCCTGCACGGCTGGGTCACGCACCCCAAGGCCTCGTTCTGGATGATGCAGGACGCCTCGCTGCCGGACGTCGAGCGCGAGTACATGAAGATCGCCGCGGCCGAGCACCACCAGGCCTTCATCGGCCTCCACGAGGGCCGGCCGGCCTTCCTGATGGAGACGTACGACCCGGCCGAGCTGGAGCTGGTCGGCCTCTACGACGCCCAGCCCGGCGACGTCGGCATGCACTTCCTCGTCGCGCCGAGCGACACCCCCGTGCACGGGTTCACCCGCGCGGTCATCACCACGGTCATGGCGGCCGTGTTCGCGGACCCGGCGGCCGCCCGTGTGGTCGTCGAACCGGACGTCCGCAACACGGCGGTCCACGCCCTGAACGAGGCCGTCGGCTTCCTGCCGGACGGCCCGGTCCAGAAGCCGGAGAAGGAAGCCCTGCTGAGCTTCTGCACCCGTGCGCGGTTCGAGGCCGCCACCGGCATCAGCACCACGAAGGAACTCTCGATATGA
- a CDS encoding IucA/IucC family protein, whose protein sequence is MSLADAVSHLSPELWARANRALVRKALAEFSHERLLTPKPLDSGFYSVLSDDSTVEYRFKADLHALDHWSVDESSITRHQDGAELPLDALDFHIELSGTLGLSAEVLPVYLEEISSTLAGTGFKYTKPQVPASVLATSSFQDIETGMTEGHPCFVANNGRLGFGVHEYLSYAPETASPVHLVWVAARKDVSTFTAGADLDHDAFMRAELGEAAIAGFSAKLSSLGLDLADYHLLPVHPWQWWNKTTVTFAAEIANQRLVLLGEGSDAYLPQQSIRTFFNTTTPAKHYVKTAISVLNMGFMRGLSAAYMEATPAINDWLHQLIESDPVLRSVDFSIIRERAAIGYHHRQYERATDRYSPYRKMLAALWRESPVNSLQGDERLATMASLLHVDAEGNSFVGALIAESGLTPSQWLASYLRAYLVPLLHCFYRYDLAYMPHGENTILVIEGGVVKRAIFKDIAEEIVVMDPDAVLPPAVERVRADIPEDMKLLSVFTDVFDCFFRFLGPILVTEGICDEDTFWRAVADCAHAYQDSVPALAERFARYDLFADEFQLSCLNRLQLRNNKQMVDLADPSAALQLIGTLRNPVAAFARR, encoded by the coding sequence ATGAGCCTCGCCGACGCCGTCTCCCACCTCTCCCCCGAGCTGTGGGCACGGGCCAACCGCGCCCTCGTCCGCAAGGCCCTCGCGGAGTTCTCCCACGAGCGCCTGCTGACTCCGAAGCCGCTGGACTCCGGCTTCTACTCGGTGCTGAGCGACGACTCCACCGTCGAGTACCGCTTCAAGGCCGACCTCCACGCCCTGGACCACTGGTCGGTGGACGAGTCCTCGATCACCCGCCACCAGGACGGCGCCGAGCTCCCGCTGGACGCCCTCGACTTCCACATCGAGCTCAGCGGGACCCTGGGCCTCAGCGCCGAGGTCCTGCCCGTCTACCTGGAGGAGATCTCCTCCACCCTGGCCGGCACGGGCTTCAAGTACACCAAGCCGCAGGTCCCCGCGTCGGTGCTGGCCACGTCCTCCTTCCAGGACATCGAGACGGGCATGACCGAGGGCCACCCCTGCTTCGTGGCGAACAACGGCCGCCTCGGCTTCGGCGTGCACGAGTACCTCTCGTACGCCCCCGAGACGGCGAGCCCGGTCCACCTGGTGTGGGTGGCGGCCCGCAAGGACGTCTCCACCTTCACGGCGGGCGCGGACCTGGACCACGACGCGTTCATGCGCGCCGAACTGGGCGAGGCGGCCATCGCCGGCTTCTCCGCGAAGCTGTCCTCCCTCGGCCTGGACCTGGCGGACTACCACCTGCTCCCCGTCCACCCCTGGCAGTGGTGGAACAAGACCACGGTCACCTTCGCGGCCGAGATCGCGAACCAGCGCCTGGTCCTGCTGGGCGAAGGCTCCGACGCCTACCTGCCCCAGCAGTCGATCCGTACGTTCTTCAACACGACCACCCCCGCGAAGCACTACGTGAAGACCGCCATCTCGGTCCTCAACATGGGCTTCATGCGCGGCCTGTCGGCCGCGTACATGGAGGCCACCCCGGCCATCAACGACTGGCTCCACCAGCTGATCGAGTCGGACCCCGTCCTGCGGTCCGTCGACTTCTCGATCATCCGCGAGCGGGCGGCGATCGGCTACCACCACCGCCAGTACGAGCGCGCCACCGACCGGTACTCCCCGTACCGCAAGATGCTGGCCGCGCTGTGGCGCGAGTCCCCCGTGAACTCCCTGCAGGGCGACGAGCGCCTGGCCACCATGGCCTCGCTCCTCCACGTGGACGCCGAGGGCAACTCCTTCGTCGGCGCCCTGATCGCGGAGTCGGGCCTGACCCCGTCGCAGTGGCTGGCGTCCTACCTCCGCGCGTACCTGGTCCCCCTCCTGCACTGCTTCTACCGGTACGACCTCGCGTACATGCCGCACGGCGAGAACACGATCCTCGTCATCGAGGGCGGCGTGGTGAAGCGGGCGATCTTCAAGGACATCGCCGAGGAGATCGTGGTCATGGACCCGGACGCGGTCCTGCCGCCCGCGGTCGAGCGGGTCCGGGCGGACATCCCGGAGGACATGAAGCTGCTGTCGGTCTTCACGGACGTCTTCGACTGCTTCTTCCGCTTCCTCGGCCCGATCCTCGTCACGGAGGGCATCTGCGACGAGGACACGTTCTGGCGGGCGGTCGCGGACTGCGCCCACGCGTACCAGGACTCCGTGCCGGCCCTCGCGGAGCGCTTCGCCCGCTACGACCTGTTCGCGGACGAGTTCCAGCTGTCCTGCCTGAACCGCCTCCAGCTGCGCAACAACAAGCAGATGGTCGACCTCGCCGACCCGTCGGCCGCCCTCCAGCTGATCGGCACCCTCAGGAACCCCGTCGCGGCCTTCGCCCGGCGGTGA
- a CDS encoding beta-N-acetylhexosaminidase, whose translation MRVLRRTLGTLLVLGALGVSVSCTDARGDDARAGDDPPAALAPFERLLPAPVSASAEGPGYAVGPGTVIRTGPGPDEEVRRVGELLAEQLRGPSGLPLPVVGGAGGDGILLRIDEETEGVGDEGYRLESRPDGITLTARTPAGLFHAGQTLRQLLPVAGPGTVPGGTVTDRPRFAYRGAMVDIARHFFTVEQVKRYVNQIAQYKVNTLHVHLTDDQGWRLAVDSWPRLAEYGGGSEVGGGPGGHWTKDEYRELVAYAGQRYVDVVPEIDMPGHVNAALASYAELNCDGKAPARYTGIKVGFSSLCVGKERTYQFIDQVLGELAELTPGRYLHIGGDEAHSTPAADYAAFMDRAQAVVGRYGKTVVAWHQLAAARPAPGAVLQYWGHDRTPAADRTRVATAAAAGHPLILSPADRLYLDMKYDLATKPGLAWAGFVPVRRSYFWNPGSYLPGVPESAVLGVEAPLWTETVATRADWEFMAFPRLLSLAELGWSPQAALGWTSYSRRLAAQAPRLEAQDITFYRSPDVPWS comes from the coding sequence ATGAGAGTCCTGCGACGCACGCTCGGCACCCTCCTCGTCCTCGGCGCCCTCGGTGTCTCCGTCTCGTGTACCGACGCCCGCGGTGACGACGCCAGGGCCGGCGACGATCCCCCCGCCGCCCTGGCCCCCTTCGAACGGCTCCTGCCCGCACCCGTCTCCGCGAGCGCCGAAGGCCCCGGGTACGCCGTCGGGCCGGGCACGGTCATCCGTACCGGCCCGGGGCCGGACGAGGAGGTCCGGCGGGTCGGTGAACTCCTCGCGGAGCAGCTGCGCGGCCCGAGCGGGCTGCCGCTGCCCGTGGTCGGCGGGGCCGGCGGGGACGGGATCTTGCTGCGGATCGACGAGGAGACGGAGGGGGTCGGCGACGAGGGGTACCGGCTGGAGTCCCGCCCGGACGGGATCACCCTCACCGCGCGGACCCCGGCGGGGCTGTTCCACGCGGGGCAGACGCTGCGCCAGCTGCTGCCGGTGGCGGGCCCCGGGACGGTGCCGGGCGGGACGGTCACCGACCGGCCGAGGTTCGCGTACCGCGGGGCGATGGTGGACATCGCGCGGCACTTCTTCACGGTCGAGCAGGTCAAGAGGTACGTCAACCAGATCGCCCAGTACAAGGTCAACACCCTGCACGTGCACCTGACCGACGACCAGGGGTGGCGCCTGGCGGTCGACTCCTGGCCGCGGCTGGCGGAGTACGGCGGCGGCAGCGAGGTCGGCGGCGGACCCGGCGGCCACTGGACGAAGGACGAGTACCGGGAACTCGTCGCCTACGCGGGGCAGCGGTACGTCGACGTGGTCCCGGAGATCGACATGCCGGGGCACGTGAACGCGGCGCTCGCCTCGTACGCGGAGCTGAACTGCGACGGCAAGGCCCCCGCGCGGTACACGGGGATCAAGGTCGGTTTCAGCTCGCTGTGCGTCGGCAAGGAGCGGACGTACCAGTTCATCGACCAGGTGCTCGGCGAGCTGGCGGAGCTGACGCCCGGCCGCTACCTGCACATCGGAGGCGACGAGGCGCACTCGACGCCCGCCGCGGACTACGCGGCCTTCATGGACCGGGCGCAGGCGGTGGTGGGCCGGTACGGGAAGACGGTGGTCGCCTGGCACCAGCTGGCGGCGGCGCGTCCGGCGCCGGGCGCGGTGCTGCAGTACTGGGGCCACGACCGCACCCCGGCGGCGGACAGGACACGGGTGGCGACGGCGGCCGCGGCGGGCCACCCGTTGATCCTGTCCCCGGCGGACCGGCTCTACCTGGACATGAAGTACGACCTGGCCACGAAGCCGGGCCTGGCCTGGGCCGGCTTCGTCCCGGTGCGGCGGTCGTACTTCTGGAACCCGGGCTCCTACCTGCCCGGCGTCCCCGAATCCGCGGTCCTGGGGGTGGAGGCCCCGCTGTGGACGGAGACCGTCGCGACGCGCGCCGACTGGGAGTTCATGGCCTTCCCCCGGCTCCTGAGCCTGGCGGAACTGGGCTGGTCCCCGCAGGCCGCACTCGGCTGGACCTCGTACAGCCGCCGCCTGGCGGCCCAGGCACCCCGCCTGGAGGCCCAGGACATCACCTTCTACCGCTCGCCGGACGTCCCCTGGTCCTAG
- a CDS encoding DUF4429 domain-containing protein gives MAEIIQKDGTWTFDGDTVRIVPGRDKGVGPLRQTLGEVAVPLRALAGISFEPGRKAGRLRLRLRDGADPLLQVTGGRLSEASDPYRLTVEQDRTGVAEYFVDEVRAALLLEQVDTGPTREYLLPGPAVPITVAAGDGTVAFDGDRVTLEWNWTAEEAKRSGGTRGFGLADLRTVEWSPSKGLSNGWLRFLPVGVASAAAPKYDPFTVELFGFKNDPLMALVAAAVALRLPHPAAAAADGAPAAVPVLSAAAAPPEETAADHDTLLRRLRELGEMHQTGILTAEEFAAAKQAVLRRF, from the coding sequence ATGGCGGAAATCATCCAGAAGGACGGCACTTGGACCTTCGACGGGGACACGGTGCGCATCGTGCCGGGCCGCGACAAGGGGGTGGGCCCGTTGCGCCAGACGCTCGGCGAAGTGGCCGTGCCGCTGCGCGCGCTGGCCGGGATCAGCTTCGAGCCGGGGCGCAAGGCGGGCCGGCTCCGACTACGGCTGCGTGACGGCGCGGATCCTCTGCTCCAGGTGACCGGCGGGCGGCTGTCGGAGGCCTCCGACCCGTACCGGCTCACCGTGGAGCAGGACCGGACCGGGGTGGCGGAGTACTTCGTGGACGAGGTGCGGGCCGCGCTGCTGCTGGAGCAGGTGGACACCGGCCCCACCCGTGAGTACCTGCTGCCGGGTCCCGCGGTGCCGATCACGGTGGCCGCGGGCGACGGGACCGTGGCCTTCGACGGGGACCGGGTCACCCTGGAGTGGAACTGGACGGCCGAGGAGGCCAAGCGGTCCGGCGGGACGCGGGGCTTCGGCCTGGCCGACCTCCGGACGGTGGAGTGGTCCCCGTCGAAGGGTCTGAGCAACGGCTGGCTGCGCTTCCTCCCGGTGGGCGTCGCGTCGGCCGCCGCGCCCAAGTACGACCCCTTCACGGTGGAGCTCTTCGGTTTCAAGAACGACCCGCTGATGGCGCTGGTCGCGGCTGCGGTGGCGCTGCGGCTGCCCCACCCGGCGGCGGCCGCGGCCGACGGCGCCCCCGCCGCGGTCCCCGTCCTCAGTGCGGCCGCGGCGCCGCCGGAGGAGACCGCGGCGGACCACGACACGCTCCTGCGCCGCCTGCGCGAGCTCGGCGAGATGCATCAGACGGGGATCCTCACGGCTGAGGAGTTCGCGGCCGCCAAGCAGGCCGTTTTGCGGCGTTTCTGA
- the glmS gene encoding glutamine--fructose-6-phosphate transaminase (isomerizing), with the protein MCGIVGYIGKRDVAPLLLEGLQRLEYRGYDSAGIVVNSPKAPALKAVKAKGRVRELESRVPKRFAGTTGIAHTRWATHGAPSDVNSHPHLDPENKVAVVHNGIVDNASELRAKLEAEGVVFASETDTEVITHLIARAQADTLEEKVREALKVIEGTYGIAVMHADFADRIVVARNGSPVILGIGEKEMLVASDVAALIAHTRQVVTLNDGEMATLKADDFRTYTTSGTTTTATPETVEWEAASYDMGGHDTYMHKEISEQPDAVDRVLRGRIDDRFNTVHLGGLNLDPREARGIRRVKILGCGTSYHAGLIGAGLIEGMARIPADAEPASEFRYRNPVVDPDTLYIAVSQSGETYDVLAAVQELKRKGARVLGVVNVVGSAIAREADGGVYVHAGPEVCVVSTKCFTNTVVAFALLAVHLGRIRDLSVTDGKRIIEGLRKLPAQIQEILDGEEDIKKLAAEFAEAKSMMFIGRVRGYPVALEASLKLKEISYIHAEAYPASELKHGPLALIEPSLPTVAIVPDDDLLEKNRAALEEIKARSGRILAVAHREQEKADHTIVVPKNEDELDPILMGIPLQLLAYHTALAMGRDIDKPRNLAKSVTVE; encoded by the coding sequence ATGTGTGGAATCGTCGGTTACATCGGCAAGCGTGACGTGGCACCGCTGCTGCTGGAAGGCCTGCAGCGACTGGAGTACCGCGGATACGACTCCGCGGGCATCGTCGTCAACAGCCCGAAGGCCCCGGCCCTCAAGGCCGTCAAGGCCAAGGGTCGGGTCCGCGAGCTGGAGTCCCGCGTCCCCAAGCGCTTCGCCGGCACCACCGGCATCGCCCACACCCGCTGGGCCACCCACGGCGCCCCGAGCGACGTCAACTCGCACCCGCACCTGGACCCCGAGAATAAGGTCGCCGTCGTCCACAACGGCATCGTCGACAACGCCTCCGAGCTGCGCGCCAAGCTGGAGGCCGAAGGCGTGGTGTTCGCCTCCGAGACCGACACCGAGGTGATCACCCACCTGATCGCCCGCGCCCAGGCCGACACCCTCGAGGAGAAGGTCCGCGAGGCGCTCAAGGTCATCGAGGGCACCTACGGCATCGCCGTGATGCACGCCGACTTCGCCGACCGCATCGTGGTCGCCCGCAACGGCTCCCCGGTCATCCTCGGCATCGGCGAGAAGGAGATGCTCGTCGCCTCCGACGTCGCCGCGCTGATCGCCCACACCCGCCAGGTCGTCACCCTCAACGACGGCGAGATGGCCACCCTCAAGGCCGACGACTTCCGCACCTACACCACCAGCGGTACGACGACCACCGCCACGCCGGAGACCGTGGAGTGGGAGGCCGCCTCGTACGACATGGGCGGCCACGACACCTACATGCACAAGGAGATCTCCGAGCAGCCCGACGCGGTCGACCGCGTGCTGCGCGGCCGGATCGACGACCGCTTCAACACCGTCCACCTGGGCGGCCTGAACCTGGACCCGCGCGAGGCGCGCGGCATCCGCCGGGTCAAGATCCTGGGCTGCGGCACCTCGTACCACGCGGGCCTCATCGGCGCCGGCCTCATCGAGGGCATGGCCCGGATCCCCGCGGACGCCGAGCCGGCCTCCGAGTTCCGCTACCGCAACCCGGTCGTGGACCCCGACACCCTGTACATCGCGGTCTCCCAGTCCGGTGAGACGTACGACGTGCTCGCGGCCGTGCAGGAGCTCAAGCGCAAGGGCGCCCGCGTCCTCGGCGTGGTCAACGTGGTCGGCTCGGCGATCGCCCGCGAGGCCGACGGCGGCGTGTACGTGCACGCCGGCCCCGAGGTCTGCGTCGTCTCCACCAAGTGCTTCACCAACACGGTCGTGGCGTTCGCGCTGCTCGCCGTGCACCTGGGCCGGATCCGGGACCTGTCGGTCACCGACGGCAAGCGGATCATCGAGGGCCTGCGCAAGCTGCCCGCGCAGATCCAGGAGATCCTCGACGGCGAAGAGGACATCAAGAAGCTGGCCGCCGAGTTCGCCGAGGCCAAGTCGATGATGTTCATCGGCCGGGTGCGCGGCTACCCGGTGGCGCTGGAGGCCTCCCTGAAGCTCAAGGAGATCTCCTACATCCACGCCGAGGCCTACCCGGCCTCCGAGCTCAAGCACGGTCCGCTGGCGCTGATCGAGCCCTCGCTGCCGACGGTCGCGATCGTCCCGGACGACGACCTGCTGGAGAAGAACCGCGCGGCGCTGGAGGAGATCAAGGCTCGCAGCGGCCGCATCCTCGCGGTCGCCCACCGCGAGCAGGAGAAGGCGGACCACACCATCGTGGTCCCGAAGAACGAGGACGAGCTGGACCCGATCCTGATGGGCATCCCGCTCCAGCTGCTGGCGTACCACACGGCCCTGGCCATGGGCCGGGACATCGACAAGCCGCGCAACCTGGCGAAGTCGGTCACGGTCGAGTAG
- a CDS encoding acetate uptake transporter, with the protein MDNGVSAGSTASTSTLGNIALGLTLLAFGIGHTGVIDGVTAASSVSLAMYVGGVALFLLGLLEYRGGNGFNGTAFAGIGIFWFTWAKGAGASVSDEAAGAFLVLFALLALTLTVAAASGLFSQGVYALLTLSLLLLAIGAFAGSGGLAKAGGWVAAVAGLLAWYGATAALAHWPMALGRAGRGAVAAG; encoded by the coding sequence GTGGACAATGGTGTCTCTGCGGGAAGCACGGCCTCGACTTCGACCCTGGGGAACATCGCCCTGGGTCTGACCCTTCTCGCATTCGGTATCGGCCACACCGGCGTCATCGACGGCGTGACCGCTGCCAGTTCCGTATCGCTCGCGATGTACGTCGGCGGCGTCGCCCTCTTCCTCCTCGGGCTCCTGGAGTACCGCGGCGGCAACGGGTTCAACGGCACCGCGTTCGCGGGCATCGGCATCTTCTGGTTCACGTGGGCCAAGGGCGCGGGAGCTTCGGTCTCCGACGAAGCCGCCGGAGCGTTTCTTGTCCTCTTCGCGCTGCTCGCGCTGACCCTCACGGTCGCCGCCGCGAGCGGTCTGTTCAGCCAGGGCGTCTACGCCCTGCTGACCCTGTCCCTGCTCCTGCTGGCGATAGGCGCCTTCGCGGGCAGCGGCGGGCTCGCCAAGGCCGGCGGCTGGGTCGCCGCCGTGGCCGGCCTGCTGGCCTGGTACGGGGCCACCGCGGCCCTGGCGCACTGGCCGATGGCCCTCGGCAGGGCGGGGCGCGGCGCGGTCGCCGCGGGCTGA